Proteins encoded by one window of Mesorhizobium sp. INR15:
- the alaS gene encoding alanine--tRNA ligase has translation MSGVNEIRSTFLDYFRKEGHEVVASSPLVPRNDPTLMFTNAGMVQFKNVFTGLEKRPYSRATTAQKSVRAGGKHNDLDNVGYTARHLTFFEMLGNFSFGDYFKERAIELAWNLITREFGLKKDKLLVTVYHTDEEAAGFWKKIAGISDDRIIRIATSDNFWAMGDTGPCGPCSEIFIDRGEHIWGGPPGSPEEDGDRFLEFWNLVFMQYEQVTKEERVDLPRPSIDTGMGLERMASILQGVESVFETDLFRHLIEAASSALGRGPDKETVASYRVIADHLRSSSFLVADGVLPSNEGRGYVLRRIMRRAMRHAQLLGARDPLMWQLVPALVREMGQAYPELVRGEAMITETLKLEETRFRKTLVRGLGLLSEATEKLGAGDMLDGETAFKLYDTYGFPLDLTQDALRQRNISVNLAGFTDAMERQKTEARAHWAGSGEAATETVWFPVRENAGATEFLGYETEQAEGLIQALVKDGKTVDSAGKGDTVAVVVNQTPFYGESGGQMGDAGVISGEGFLIEISDTQKKADGLFVHLGKVTSGTAKTGSAVELKVDHTRRSRLRANHSATHLIHEALREVLGTHVAQKGSLVAPERLRFDISHNKPISSDELEVVERMANEIVVQNSPVTTRLMSVDDAIAEGAMALFGEKYGDEVRVVSMGRGLHGAKANRPYSVELCGGTHVRSTGDIGLVRIVSDGAVAAGVRRIEALTGEAARKYLDEQDRRLKLVAATLKISPADVPARVEALLDERKKLEKELTEARKKLALGGGASAGALPENEIVAGVGFLGKAVSGVSPKDLKPLADAGKTSLGSGVVVFVGAGEDNKASVVVAVTDDLVGRFSAVDLVRVASAALGGQGGGGRPDMAQAGGPDASKANDAIAAVKAALEAA, from the coding sequence ATGAGTGGCGTGAACGAGATCCGGTCGACATTTCTCGACTATTTCCGCAAGGAAGGCCACGAGGTCGTCGCCTCGAGCCCGCTTGTGCCGCGCAACGACCCGACGCTGATGTTCACCAACGCCGGCATGGTGCAGTTCAAGAACGTCTTCACCGGCCTGGAGAAGCGGCCCTATTCGCGCGCCACGACCGCGCAGAAAAGCGTGCGTGCCGGCGGCAAGCACAACGATCTGGACAATGTTGGCTACACCGCCCGCCATCTGACCTTCTTCGAGATGCTCGGCAATTTCTCCTTTGGCGACTACTTCAAGGAACGTGCCATCGAGCTTGCCTGGAACCTGATCACCCGCGAGTTCGGGCTGAAGAAGGACAAGCTGCTGGTCACCGTCTATCACACCGACGAAGAGGCGGCCGGGTTCTGGAAGAAGATCGCCGGTATTTCCGACGATCGGATCATTCGAATCGCGACGTCGGACAATTTCTGGGCAATGGGCGACACCGGGCCTTGCGGACCGTGTTCGGAAATCTTCATCGACCGCGGCGAGCACATCTGGGGTGGCCCTCCCGGCAGCCCGGAGGAAGACGGCGACCGGTTCCTCGAATTCTGGAACCTGGTCTTCATGCAGTATGAGCAGGTCACGAAGGAAGAGCGCGTCGACCTGCCACGTCCGTCGATCGACACCGGCATGGGGCTGGAGCGCATGGCGTCCATCCTGCAAGGCGTCGAAAGCGTCTTCGAGACGGATCTGTTCCGTCATCTGATCGAGGCGGCATCCTCCGCGCTCGGGCGCGGCCCGGACAAGGAGACGGTCGCGTCCTACCGGGTCATTGCCGATCATCTGCGTTCGTCCTCCTTCCTGGTGGCCGACGGCGTGCTGCCGTCGAACGAAGGCCGTGGCTATGTCCTGCGCCGCATCATGCGCCGCGCCATGCGGCACGCGCAGTTGCTCGGCGCCCGCGACCCGCTGATGTGGCAGTTGGTGCCGGCGCTGGTGCGCGAGATGGGCCAGGCTTATCCGGAGCTGGTACGCGGCGAGGCAATGATCACGGAGACGCTGAAGCTTGAGGAGACGCGTTTTCGCAAGACGCTGGTGCGCGGTCTCGGTCTGCTGTCCGAGGCAACGGAAAAACTCGGCGCCGGCGACATGCTGGATGGCGAGACGGCCTTCAAGCTCTACGATACCTACGGTTTCCCGCTCGACCTGACGCAGGACGCGCTGCGCCAGCGCAACATCTCGGTCAACCTTGCCGGCTTCACCGATGCGATGGAGCGGCAGAAGACCGAGGCGCGCGCGCATTGGGCTGGCTCCGGCGAGGCGGCGACAGAAACGGTCTGGTTCCCGGTTCGCGAGAATGCAGGCGCCACCGAGTTCCTCGGCTACGAGACCGAGCAGGCCGAGGGCCTCATCCAGGCGCTGGTCAAGGACGGCAAGACCGTCGACAGCGCCGGCAAGGGCGACACGGTTGCGGTGGTCGTCAACCAGACGCCGTTCTATGGCGAGTCCGGTGGCCAGATGGGCGATGCCGGCGTCATTTCGGGCGAAGGCTTCTTGATCGAGATTTCCGATACGCAGAAGAAAGCCGATGGCCTGTTCGTCCACCTCGGCAAGGTGACCAGCGGCACCGCCAAGACGGGATCCGCCGTCGAACTGAAGGTCGACCATACCAGGCGCTCGCGGCTGCGTGCCAACCATTCGGCCACGCACCTGATCCACGAGGCGCTGCGCGAAGTGCTGGGCACGCATGTGGCGCAGAAGGGTTCGCTGGTCGCGCCCGAGCGCCTGCGTTTCGACATATCGCACAACAAGCCGATCTCGTCCGACGAACTCGAGGTGGTCGAGCGCATGGCCAACGAGATCGTCGTGCAGAACAGCCCGGTGACAACGCGGCTGATGTCGGTCGACGATGCCATCGCCGAAGGCGCCATGGCGCTGTTCGGCGAGAAATACGGCGATGAAGTGCGCGTCGTGTCGATGGGTAGGGGCCTGCATGGCGCCAAGGCCAACCGGCCCTATTCGGTTGAACTCTGCGGCGGCACGCATGTCAGGTCGACAGGCGATATCGGTCTGGTGCGCATCGTGTCGGATGGCGCGGTTGCGGCCGGCGTGCGCCGCATCGAGGCGCTCACGGGTGAAGCCGCGCGCAAGTACCTCGACGAGCAGGATCGGCGCCTGAAATTGGTCGCGGCGACATTGAAGATCTCGCCCGCCGATGTGCCGGCCCGCGTCGAGGCATTGCTTGACGAGCGCAAGAAGCTTGAAAAGGAGCTGACCGAAGCGCGCAAGAAGCTGGCGCTGGGTGGCGGCGCTTCTGCTGGCGCGCTACCTGAGAACGAGATTGTGGCCGGCGTCGGCTTCCTCGGCAAGGCGGTTTCCGGTGTCTCGCCGAAGGACCTGAAGCCGCTGGCCGATGCCGGCAAGACGTCGCTCGGCTCCGGCGTCGTTGTCTTTGTCGGCGCTGGCGAGGACAACAAGGCAAGCGTCGTCGTTGCCGTCACGGACGATCTTGTCGGCCGCTTCAGCGCCGTCGATCTGGTGCGCGTTGCCTCGGCCGCGTTGGGCGGGCAGGGCGGCGGCGGACGGCCTGATATGGCGCAGGCCGGTGGCCCCGACGCCTCCAAGGCCAATGACGCCATTGCCGCGGTGAAGGCCGCACTGGAAGCAGCCTGA